The Methanobacterium sp. BAmetb5 genome includes a region encoding these proteins:
- a CDS encoding nitroreductase family protein, with the protein MEVFQAISQRRSIRKFKEMEVPDSLIRKIIQAGIWAPSAGNLQSWEMILVKDPEIRKKLSAAAYMRDFISKAPVVMVACINMSVCGAVYGSRGVELYSIQDVSCALENMLLMAHARGLGACWVGAFDEREVIDLLGIPSQLRPVALVPLGYPDEKPYPPPRRDVGDFLHFERY; encoded by the coding sequence ATGGAAGTTTTCCAGGCAATAAGTCAAAGGAGAAGTATTAGGAAATTTAAGGAGATGGAAGTCCCGGACTCTCTAATTAGGAAGATCATCCAGGCCGGTATATGGGCTCCCTCTGCAGGAAACTTGCAAAGCTGGGAGATGATCCTGGTTAAGGATCCGGAAATCCGGAAGAAACTCTCTGCGGCGGCTTATATGAGGGATTTTATATCCAAAGCCCCGGTGGTTATGGTGGCTTGCATCAATATGAGTGTTTGCGGCGCGGTTTACGGTTCCCGGGGGGTGGAACTTTACTCTATCCAGGATGTTTCCTGTGCATTGGAGAACATGCTTCTCATGGCCCATGCCCGGGGTCTGGGGGCTTGCTGGGTGGGAGCCTTTGATGAGCGGGAGGTCATCGACTTGCTGGGGATACCATCTCAGTTAAGGCCAGTAGCACTGGTCCCCCTGGGATATCCTGATGAAAAACCGTATCCCCCGCCTCGTAGGGATGTAGGCGATTTTTTACACTTTGAACGCTATTAA
- a CDS encoding response regulator, whose protein sequence is MDMDELEILLVEDNPTDAELTMRALKRKNLANKLVWVKDGEEAIDFIYAQGQFADRDPEDLPRLILLDLRMPKVDGLEVLKHIKADERTRRIPVVVLTSSQEDQDVVESYKLGVNSYVSKPVEFDDFIEAVSTLGLYWMLINKPP, encoded by the coding sequence ATGGATATGGATGAATTGGAAATTCTTCTGGTGGAGGATAATCCCACCGATGCAGAATTAACCATGAGGGCGTTAAAACGGAAAAATCTGGCAAACAAGTTGGTTTGGGTTAAAGATGGAGAAGAGGCAATTGATTTTATTTATGCTCAGGGTCAGTTTGCAGATAGAGATCCCGAGGATCTGCCTCGACTGATACTCTTAGACCTTCGCATGCCTAAAGTAGACGGCCTGGAAGTTCTAAAACATATTAAAGCAGATGAAAGAACTCGTAGAATTCCAGTAGTGGTTTTAACTTCCTCACAAGAAGATCAAGACGTGGTGGAAAGTTATAAACTGGGTGTGAACAGTTACGTGAGTAAACCCGTGGAATTTGATGATTTCATTGAGGCAGTTTCCACCCTGGGATTGTACTGGATGCTAATAAATAAACCTCCCTGA
- a CDS encoding sensor histidine kinase produces the protein MGSNIRILILEDVPLDLELMEAELKRNNIDFISRCVEEEVEYRKEIEEFKPDIILADHSLPHFDGISAMYIARELVPEIPFIFVSGQMGEEFAVEMLKEGATDYVLKHNLSKLSHAVKRALKEAEEHRNKKEAEKALIESERRLHDLNIYLETIINASPFAIIDLYLDGRVKSLWNPAAENIFGWKKTEVMGKPLPFLDDNRQPDYEEIIENVISGEFKSDMELECAKNDGTLIYTMMATAPLLNVDNNIQGVMATFADISGLVLAEKQIKASLEEKEVLLREIHHRVKNNLQIISSLMSLQSEYTQEPETLKMFQESKNRIRSMALIHEKLYQSKDMAHIDFGEYLKSLTKMLSSFHREKKDDVNVCLNCEDIFLEIDTAISLGLIVNELVSNCFKHAFPGSRKGNIEINLLMIGGKCKLEVVDDGVGLSGDFDLNHTKSLGLQIVQTLTMQLKGILEIDKENQTLFRVLFNAN, from the coding sequence ATGGGGAGTAATATCCGTATTTTGATCTTGGAAGATGTTCCACTGGATCTGGAGTTAATGGAAGCTGAACTAAAAAGAAATAACATTGACTTCATTTCCCGTTGTGTGGAAGAGGAAGTAGAATACAGAAAAGAGATAGAAGAATTCAAACCAGATATTATCCTGGCCGACCACTCCCTACCCCACTTTGATGGAATATCAGCCATGTACATTGCCCGGGAACTGGTTCCAGAAATACCATTCATTTTTGTCAGTGGCCAGATGGGGGAAGAATTTGCGGTAGAAATGCTTAAAGAGGGAGCTACTGATTATGTTCTTAAACACAACCTTTCTAAATTAAGTCACGCTGTCAAAAGAGCGCTTAAAGAGGCAGAAGAACATCGCAATAAAAAAGAGGCTGAAAAGGCCTTAATTGAAAGTGAAAGACGCTTACATGATTTAAATATCTATTTAGAGACAATAATCAACGCTTCTCCCTTTGCCATCATTGACTTGTACCTTGATGGGAGGGTAAAATCCCTCTGGAACCCGGCAGCAGAGAATATTTTTGGCTGGAAGAAAACAGAAGTAATGGGAAAACCTTTACCATTTTTAGACGATAATCGGCAACCGGATTATGAAGAAATCATTGAAAATGTTATTTCTGGTGAATTTAAGTCAGATATGGAGCTGGAATGTGCTAAAAATGATGGTACCTTGATTTATACCATGATGGCCACTGCCCCTCTTTTAAATGTTGATAACAATATTCAGGGGGTTATGGCCACATTTGCAGATATCAGTGGCCTGGTACTGGCTGAAAAACAGATCAAAGCATCTTTGGAGGAAAAAGAAGTCCTTTTAAGGGAAATTCATCATCGGGTTAAAAATAATCTGCAGATCATCTCCAGTCTAATGAGTCTGCAGTCAGAATATACTCAGGAACCGGAAACACTGAAGATGTTCCAGGAAAGCAAGAATCGTATTCGTTCTATGGCTCTTATTCACGAAAAACTGTATCAATCCAAGGACATGGCCCATATAGACTTTGGAGAATACCTAAAAAGTTTGACCAAGATGCTTTCATCCTTTCACCGGGAGAAAAAAGATGATGTGAATGTTTGTTTAAACTGTGAAGATATTTTCCTGGAGATAGATACCGCCATTTCATTGGGGCTTATTGTTAATGAACTAGTATCTAACTGCTTCAAACATGCATTCCCTGGGAGTAGGAAGGGGAATATTGAAATAAACCTGCTTATGATAGGGGGGAAATGTAAACTGGAGGTGGTTGATGATGGAGTGGGACTTTCTGGTGATTTTGATCTTAATCACACCAAATCCCTGGGGCTCCAGATAGTCCAGACCCTTACCATGCAGTTAAAAGGTATTCTAGAAATAGACAAGGAAAACCAGACCCTTTTCCGGGTCTTATTCAATGCAAATTAA
- a CDS encoding response regulator — translation MLKQSKILVVEDEALTGMELEKKLVQWGYDVVGIVSSGEDAVEKALELEPDLILMDILLKGYMNGVEAAKIIRKNQEIPIIYLTAYSNMETFQDAKITQPQAYLIKPFDETELKFAIEIAFYCHKCQSNLRESEEHYRILAESAPDLIFVINKDLTVDYANESSLEYLKLEKAEVLGKSVQDVFSQQFFQPHIKELKKVFGTGQSVRVKNIFQFPEGEVWLDTFLKPLKNKKGEIYAVLGISRDISEDKRGEIGDK, via the coding sequence ATGCTTAAGCAGTCCAAAATTTTAGTGGTGGAAGACGAAGCACTCACTGGAATGGAGCTTGAAAAAAAACTGGTTCAATGGGGTTACGATGTGGTAGGCATAGTTTCCTCCGGAGAAGATGCAGTTGAGAAGGCATTAGAACTAGAACCGGACCTTATTTTAATGGATATACTACTCAAAGGCTATATGAATGGGGTGGAGGCAGCCAAGATCATCAGAAAGAACCAGGAAATTCCTATTATTTATCTGACGGCTTACTCCAACATGGAAACCTTTCAGGATGCCAAGATCACTCAACCTCAGGCCTATCTCATCAAACCCTTTGATGAAACTGAACTGAAATTTGCCATTGAAATTGCCTTTTACTGCCATAAGTGCCAGTCAAATCTCCGGGAAAGTGAGGAACACTACCGTATTCTGGCTGAAAGTGCCCCTGACCTGATTTTTGTTATAAACAAAGATTTAACGGTGGATTATGCAAACGAATCCTCTCTGGAATATCTGAAACTAGAAAAGGCAGAAGTCCTTGGAAAATCAGTTCAAGATGTATTCTCCCAGCAGTTTTTCCAACCGCATATTAAGGAACTAAAGAAGGTATTTGGTACTGGCCAGTCGGTTCGTGTTAAAAATATTTTCCAATTCCCGGAAGGTGAAGTATGGTTGGATACTTTCCTCAAACCTTTAAAAAATAAAAAAGGAGAAATATACGCTGTTTTGGGAATTTCAAGAGATATTTCTGAGGATAAGAGGGGGGAAATTGGAGATAAATAA
- a CDS encoding class I SAM-dependent methyltransferase family protein, giving the protein MKGKLIGDILVLKNQVDHPQELRNMPGVNRVVRLGRINGPQREPEVEIILGEGTETIHKENHCFYKLDVARIMWSKGNTTERKRMGQIVRPGETVVDLFAGIGYFTIPMAVHAQPEKIYAVEINPVAHSYLGENVELNHVQGVVEPILGDCREVAPRNIADRVLMGYIGNTEEYLDVALEVIRDEGIIHYHESVPDKLKYIRPGERIREAANGFEVEVLNQRIIKKYSPGVYHMVVDAQVYKK; this is encoded by the coding sequence ATGAAAGGCAAGTTAATTGGTGATATCCTGGTTTTGAAAAATCAGGTGGACCATCCCCAGGAACTTCGGAATATGCCTGGAGTAAATCGGGTGGTGCGCCTGGGCAGGATAAATGGCCCGCAGAGGGAGCCAGAAGTGGAAATAATATTAGGTGAAGGCACAGAAACCATTCACAAGGAAAATCACTGTTTTTATAAACTGGACGTGGCCCGCATAATGTGGTCCAAGGGAAACACCACTGAAAGAAAGAGAATGGGGCAAATAGTACGGCCAGGAGAGACTGTGGTGGATTTATTTGCAGGGATTGGTTATTTTACCATACCCATGGCGGTGCATGCCCAACCAGAGAAGATCTATGCCGTGGAGATCAATCCGGTGGCCCACAGTTATCTGGGGGAGAATGTTGAACTTAACCATGTCCAGGGAGTGGTGGAACCTATTTTAGGTGATTGTAGGGAGGTAGCACCACGAAATATTGCCGATCGGGTATTAATGGGGTATATAGGTAATACTGAGGAATATCTCGATGTGGCCCTGGAAGTTATCCGGGATGAAGGGATAATACATTACCATGAGTCAGTTCCAGATAAATTAAAATACATTCGGCCTGGTGAAAGGATTAGGGAAGCGGCCAATGGTTTTGAGGTGGAGGTACTGAACCAGAGGATCATTAAGAAGTATTCTCCGGGGGTGTACCATATGGTGGTCGATGCTCAGGTGTATAAAAAATAA
- a CDS encoding PAS domain S-box protein codes for MPEAKILVVEDEGLTAMELQRKLKTWGYDVPSFAFSRKEAVKKAKEIKPDLILMDVMLKGQGDGIDAATEIKNIQDIPIIYLTAYGDSKTRKRAEITSPTAYIIKPFEENELQDKIETALSEHKLEKKLSQIGKTLDDKLSDSGVIVINLSGVIIYINKFAGDFTDFQEGMVVNKELVSLFPLDGIKKGEGYSTDFIASGTTPITSKSIIKDHSSNKIHIEYTISFIEGETPGSVGASIVFQDVSQQVEDEKSLKEREQKFSNIYSESLATEVFDAEGNLLEANPATLELFGVSDFQLLQQFNLFDSFKLEDKELEKLKKGLKVHFDCKLDWDKLKELKFQKTTETDSIYLNIHVSPLKLDETHEGYLVQFQDITDHRQLEEYLKDTGEKYVKMLETLDQGLMVYNNDLKCIYSNHRVKEIVGCDTDAVIGRSLSDSIKPLWDSELEEMCGKTLETGNSYRSLKISKDEKPSYIEVNTYKFFEGLMVTLDDVTDLKKIEDDLKRNEELYRSVVDEESEIVCRFNKDMELTFANETYYNFFGLKNEFNTVFALSEEDRDQMKVHFQSLGDEDSIRVFEGPIKMASGELRWWQWVTRALYNSSGQIEEYQSVGRDLTEYHKKMEKLQENLNKSRSSLESVTMELNEVKISLKSQIKDKDEKIKSLERLNEELGNDFTETVDELEKTIKNQEEELKNLQNQEESLEKNRKLLEEEIKGLTADYEKSSQALDDERVVRKKLEDELKEKSRNLEKQANKSVQSLSRITDLEKEIEDLNHSKKSWEQEKVQLGIELSSMVKQLENTTSDLSLERSKRLETEKTLKEVRKDLEGKTEEILKKTEDLETKNEGLTRELALKTTDLQEKSQEITRLENDFAQQLEDLQNAEQRARKSLEKRERVLKNVYTGVKTNMQMISSLNRLHSEYVIDEMVNKLKDGRSYLRSFGLVHEKLYQSEDLEHINLRPYLDSILQDIVRSQGAKNVDITIKTHDTHLDMDIAVLSGLVISELVINSLKHGFPNKEPGEIRVEVVSGGDELVINVADNGVGLPSNVSIETPDSFGLQLVKTFVDQSEGSVEVKEGDGANFVIKIPKVNRNS; via the coding sequence ATGCCCGAAGCAAAAATTTTAGTGGTAGAAGATGAGGGGCTTACTGCCATGGAGCTCCAGAGAAAATTAAAAACTTGGGGTTACGATGTTCCATCCTTTGCTTTTTCACGGAAAGAAGCAGTTAAAAAGGCTAAAGAAATAAAACCTGATTTAATTTTAATGGATGTCATGCTTAAAGGTCAGGGTGATGGGATTGATGCGGCCACTGAGATTAAAAATATCCAGGATATTCCCATAATCTATTTAACTGCCTATGGTGATTCTAAAACTCGTAAGAGGGCTGAAATCACCAGTCCCACTGCTTACATTATCAAGCCCTTTGAGGAAAATGAGTTACAGGATAAGATTGAAACTGCTCTTTCTGAACATAAACTTGAAAAAAAGTTATCCCAGATTGGAAAAACTCTTGATGATAAGTTAAGTGATTCTGGGGTCATAGTCATAAATTTAAGTGGAGTTATCATTTATATAAACAAATTTGCGGGTGATTTCACTGATTTTCAAGAAGGTATGGTTGTAAATAAAGAACTGGTAAGTTTATTCCCTTTGGATGGAATTAAAAAAGGGGAAGGTTACTCAACTGATTTTATTGCCAGTGGAACCACTCCCATCACTTCTAAATCAATTATAAAGGATCATTCCAGTAATAAAATCCATATTGAATACACTATTTCTTTTATTGAGGGAGAAACTCCGGGATCAGTAGGGGCCAGCATCGTATTTCAGGATGTAAGTCAACAGGTAGAGGATGAAAAATCCCTTAAGGAAAGGGAACAGAAGTTCAGCAATATTTATTCAGAATCTTTGGCAACCGAGGTATTTGATGCGGAGGGTAACCTTTTAGAGGCCAACCCGGCTACCCTGGAACTCTTTGGAGTCTCTGACTTCCAACTCCTCCAGCAGTTTAATCTGTTTGATAGTTTCAAACTGGAGGATAAAGAATTGGAAAAACTTAAAAAAGGTTTAAAAGTTCACTTTGATTGTAAACTAGATTGGGACAAATTAAAGGAACTAAAGTTCCAAAAAACAACCGAAACAGATTCAATATATCTGAATATACATGTAAGCCCACTAAAATTGGATGAAACCCATGAAGGATATTTGGTTCAATTCCAGGATATTACTGACCATCGTCAACTTGAGGAGTACCTTAAAGATACTGGCGAAAAGTATGTTAAAATGTTGGAAACCCTTGATCAGGGATTGATGGTTTATAATAACGATTTAAAATGTATTTATTCCAATCACCGGGTTAAAGAAATAGTGGGTTGCGATACCGATGCCGTTATTGGCAGGTCCCTCTCTGATTCTATAAAACCCCTGTGGGACAGTGAACTAGAGGAAATGTGTGGAAAAACCCTGGAAACTGGTAACAGTTACCGCAGCCTCAAGATTTCCAAGGACGAAAAACCATCCTATATTGAAGTAAACACCTATAAATTTTTTGAAGGATTAATGGTAACTTTAGATGATGTTACAGATTTGAAAAAAATAGAAGACGATTTAAAAAGAAATGAAGAACTATATCGCTCTGTGGTTGATGAAGAGAGCGAAATTGTGTGCAGATTCAATAAAGACATGGAACTTACCTTTGCCAATGAAACATATTATAATTTTTTCGGATTGAAAAACGAATTCAATACTGTATTCGCCCTTTCTGAGGAAGATAGGGACCAGATGAAAGTTCACTTCCAATCCCTGGGGGATGAAGACTCTATTAGGGTCTTTGAAGGGCCAATTAAAATGGCCAGTGGTGAATTGAGATGGTGGCAGTGGGTTACTCGGGCTCTTTATAACAGTTCCGGTCAAATTGAGGAGTACCAGTCTGTGGGGCGTGATTTAACCGAGTACCATAAAAAAATGGAAAAACTCCAGGAAAACCTTAATAAATCTCGAAGTTCACTGGAATCCGTGACCATGGAATTAAATGAGGTTAAAATATCTTTAAAATCTCAAATAAAGGATAAAGATGAGAAAATAAAGTCTTTGGAAAGATTAAATGAGGAACTGGGTAATGATTTTACGGAAACAGTAGATGAACTGGAAAAAACCATTAAAAACCAGGAAGAAGAATTAAAAAATTTACAGAACCAGGAAGAATCACTGGAAAAAAACAGGAAACTTCTGGAAGAAGAAATAAAAGGGCTAACTGCGGATTATGAAAAATCATCCCAGGCATTGGATGATGAGAGAGTAGTTCGTAAAAAACTGGAAGATGAACTGAAGGAAAAATCCAGAAACCTGGAAAAACAGGCAAATAAATCAGTACAATCCCTCTCCAGAATAACCGACCTGGAAAAAGAAATTGAAGACCTTAATCATTCCAAAAAATCATGGGAACAGGAAAAGGTCCAATTGGGAATTGAATTAAGTAGCATGGTAAAACAACTGGAAAACACCACCAGTGATCTGAGTCTGGAGCGATCAAAACGACTTGAAACCGAGAAAACCCTTAAAGAAGTCAGGAAAGATTTGGAAGGGAAAACTGAAGAGATCCTTAAAAAAACAGAGGACCTGGAAACCAAAAACGAAGGGCTCACCCGGGAACTTGCTCTAAAAACCACGGATCTCCAGGAAAAGAGCCAGGAGATCACCCGTCTGGAGAATGATTTTGCCCAGCAGTTGGAGGACCTCCAGAATGCCGAGCAGCGGGCCAGGAAATCCCTGGAAAAACGGGAAAGAGTGCTTAAAAACGTGTACACCGGGGTTAAAACTAACATGCAAATGATATCCAGCCTTAACCGGTTGCATTCAGAGTATGTAATTGATGAAATGGTTAACAAACTAAAGGACGGTCGCAGTTACCTCCGATCCTTTGGACTGGTCCATGAAAAGCTGTACCAATCCGAAGACCTGGAGCACATTAATCTCCGACCGTACCTGGACAGCATCCTCCAGGATATTGTACGCTCCCAGGGGGCTAAAAACGTTGATATAACCATAAAAACCCATGATACCCATTTGGATATGGATATAGCGGTGTTGTCCGGGTTGGTTATAAGTGAACTGGTGATTAACTCACTTAAACATGGATTCCCCAATAAAGAACCGGGTGAAATCCGGGTAGAAGTGGTGAGTGGGGGTGACGAATTGGTGATCAATGTTGCGGACAACGGAGTGGGACTACCCTCCAATGTTTCCATTGAAACACCGGATTCATTTGGTTTACAACTGGTTAAAACCTTTGTAGATCAATCTGAAGGTTCTGTAGAAGTTAAGGAAGGTGATGGTGCCAATTTCGTCATTAAAATCCCTAAAGTTAACCGCAATTCCTGA
- the mptA gene encoding GTP cyclohydrolase MptA yields MEPPCLPDTQEKLPTIPVHLTRVGVKGVKKLLKIERENKRPIVLLPSFDAYVDLPSTQRGIHMSRNPEAISDVLEEAVEDSAMEVESLCAEIVNLLLEKHKYAKRAEVSMKSDFMIMKKSPVTKHKTQEMVNIMADAIGYRNEEGVVIRKMIGAEVVGMTVCPCAQETVKESSKQKLLEFLDEETTEKVLEAVTFASHNQRGRGSIMIEVPAQQVIRGEDIIRIIEDSMSSYVCELLKRPDEHAVVINAHEHPMFVEDCVRNMIQKIVEEFSHLPDDTLITVQQVNEESIHRHNAFAEKVATMGELKSEIRNGGDK; encoded by the coding sequence TTGGAACCACCGTGTTTACCCGATACCCAAGAAAAGTTACCTACCATCCCCGTACACCTTACGCGAGTAGGAGTGAAAGGGGTTAAAAAACTATTAAAAATCGAAAGGGAGAACAAAAGGCCCATCGTTCTTTTGCCCTCCTTCGACGCCTACGTGGATTTGCCCAGCACGCAAAGAGGCATCCACATGTCAAGGAACCCAGAAGCCATTAGTGATGTCCTGGAAGAAGCTGTTGAAGACAGTGCAATGGAAGTAGAATCCTTGTGCGCGGAGATAGTTAACCTGCTACTGGAGAAGCATAAATACGCCAAACGAGCCGAAGTCAGCATGAAGAGTGACTTCATGATCATGAAGAAATCACCGGTGACCAAGCACAAAACCCAGGAAATGGTGAACATAATGGCGGATGCCATTGGCTACCGTAACGAGGAGGGCGTGGTTATTCGGAAGATGATCGGGGCGGAAGTGGTAGGGATGACTGTGTGTCCCTGTGCCCAGGAAACAGTGAAGGAAAGTTCCAAACAGAAGCTCCTGGAATTTTTAGATGAAGAAACCACGGAAAAAGTTCTGGAAGCTGTTACCTTCGCATCCCACAACCAGAGAGGTCGGGGCAGTATTATGATTGAAGTACCAGCCCAGCAGGTAATCCGGGGCGAAGACATAATCAGGATAATCGAAGACTCCATGAGCTCCTACGTATGTGAACTTCTGAAAAGACCAGATGAGCATGCAGTGGTGATTAATGCCCACGAGCATCCCATGTTCGTGGAAGATTGTGTACGCAACATGATTCAGAAGATCGTGGAAGAATTCTCCCACCTGCCCGATGACACTCTCATCACAGTGCAACAGGTAAACGAAGAAAGTATACACCGCCACAATGCATTTGCAGAGAAAGTGGCCACAATGGGTGAGCTTAAATCTGAAATAAGAAATGGTGGAGACAAATGA
- the cofG gene encoding 7,8-didemethyl-8-hydroxy-5-deazariboflavin synthase CofG, whose protein sequence is MLSKNQLILLLESQGEDVLHLMMQANSLRQTDKITYSKNVFLPLTNICRNECGYCTFRRNPEDDDATLVMSPQEVMATIHQADEYGCREALFTFGEQSDATPEVEQALKKIGYTGMLEYLYDLCERTLNETNLLPHSNPGILEKDELKMLREVNASMGLMLETTSKRLMDTPAHQKSPGKDPQLRITTIENAGKLKIPFTTGLLIGIGETVEERVESLLEIRRIQDQYGHIQEIIIQNFKTKPGIEMENHSEPSLLEMIRMVAVTKLLFPDCSVQVPPNLNQDTAQVFLLAGADDWGGVSPLTRDYVNPEAPWPELDELNKLTCQLGFYLKERLPVYPQYLTKEFLSNRIQEKLI, encoded by the coding sequence ATGTTATCTAAAAACCAGCTAATTCTTTTACTGGAATCTCAGGGTGAGGATGTTCTGCATTTGATGATGCAGGCCAACTCACTCCGTCAGACAGATAAAATAACCTATTCTAAAAATGTTTTCCTACCCTTAACCAATATCTGCCGCAACGAGTGTGGGTACTGTACCTTCCGCCGTAACCCGGAAGATGATGACGCCACTCTGGTCATGTCCCCCCAGGAAGTCATGGCCACCATTCACCAGGCCGACGAGTACGGCTGTCGGGAAGCTCTTTTTACATTTGGAGAACAATCTGATGCAACACCCGAGGTTGAACAGGCCCTGAAAAAAATAGGATACACTGGGATGTTGGAGTATCTCTATGATCTTTGTGAGCGAACACTGAATGAAACTAACCTGCTCCCCCATAGCAACCCGGGCATACTTGAAAAAGACGAGCTTAAGATGTTGAGAGAGGTAAATGCTTCCATGGGGTTGATGCTGGAAACTACGAGTAAAAGGTTAATGGATACCCCGGCCCATCAGAAGAGTCCAGGTAAAGATCCACAGCTTAGAATTACAACCATTGAAAATGCAGGTAAATTAAAGATTCCCTTTACTACTGGACTTTTAATTGGTATCGGTGAAACTGTAGAAGAACGTGTTGAGTCACTCCTGGAAATCAGGAGAATTCAGGATCAATATGGTCATATACAGGAGATCATCATCCAGAATTTCAAAACCAAACCAGGTATAGAAATGGAAAACCACAGCGAACCTTCACTTCTGGAGATGATCCGAATGGTGGCAGTCACCAAGCTGTTGTTCCCGGATTGCAGTGTTCAGGTCCCTCCTAATCTCAACCAGGATACTGCCCAGGTATTTCTCCTGGCCGGGGCCGATGATTGGGGAGGTGTTTCACCTCTAACCCGGGACTACGTGAACCCGGAAGCACCCTGGCCAGAGTTAGATGAACTTAACAAATTAACCTGTCAGCTGGGATTCTATTTGAAAGAAAGACTACCGGTATATCCCCAATACCTCACTAAGGAATTTTTAAGTAACCGAATCCAGGAAAAATTAATTTAG
- a CDS encoding DUF2120 domain-containing protein codes for MRTREIAGQIMGQLEAFEGSKAAMDTTELLIVRGRSRQRIPPEELESTISQILQGLGARKLDMYSDETADIITIMDEQIRSQVSIQEETDIYGIYRLKESFENMNCHADYGIGVVDDIAIFIILWKDKSGIGPLFVELVVSALEG; via the coding sequence ATGAGAACACGCGAAATTGCCGGGCAGATCATGGGCCAGTTAGAGGCATTTGAAGGTTCTAAAGCAGCCATGGACACCACAGAATTACTTATAGTCAGGGGAAGATCCCGCCAGAGAATCCCACCGGAAGAACTGGAATCCACCATCTCCCAGATACTTCAGGGATTGGGTGCCCGGAAACTGGACATGTACTCCGATGAAACTGCCGATATCATCACCATAATGGATGAACAGATCCGTTCCCAGGTATCCATTCAGGAAGAAACCGACATATACGGGATCTATCGTCTAAAAGAATCCTTCGAAAACATGAACTGCCATGCAGATTACGGTATAGGTGTGGTGGATGATATTGCCATTTTTATTATTCTGTGGAAAGATAAAAGTGGTATAGGCCCCCTCTTTGTGGAACTGGTGGTTTCGGCACTGGAAGGATAA
- the psmB gene encoding archaeal proteasome endopeptidase complex subunit beta: MNDENRLKGTTTVGLTCKDGVVFATETRATMGNLIAHKVADKIFKIDDHIGTTIAGAVSDAQGLMKYIRAEVALFRLRNGKRINVEAAATLTSNILHSSRGYPFYVQTLLGGVDDKGPALYSLDPTGGVIKDLMISTGSGSPVAYGVLEDRYNADLYVEEGVDVAIRAIKSAMERDAYSGNSILVATITEEEGFKKLSEEEVKQKIKEIN; the protein is encoded by the coding sequence ATGAATGATGAAAATCGACTTAAAGGCACTACAACTGTTGGTTTAACCTGTAAAGACGGAGTTGTTTTTGCTACCGAAACCAGAGCTACCATGGGAAACCTCATAGCCCACAAAGTAGCCGACAAGATCTTCAAAATAGATGATCACATTGGAACCACCATTGCCGGTGCAGTTTCCGATGCCCAGGGCCTGATGAAATACATCAGAGCAGAAGTGGCACTCTTCAGACTCCGAAATGGTAAACGAATCAACGTAGAAGCCGCAGCCACCCTCACCTCCAACATCTTACACTCATCAAGGGGATACCCCTTCTATGTCCAGACACTCCTGGGAGGAGTGGATGATAAAGGCCCCGCCCTTTACTCCCTGGACCCCACAGGAGGAGTAATTAAAGATCTCATGATATCCACTGGCTCTGGTTCCCCTGTGGCCTACGGTGTTCTGGAAGATCGTTACAATGCAGACCTCTACGTGGAAGAAGGTGTAGATGTGGCCATCCGGGCCATTAAATCTGCCATGGAAAGAGATGCTTATTCTGGCAATTCTATCCTGGTAGCTACCATTACCGAGGAAGAAGGATTTAAAAAATTATCCGAGGAAGAAGTGAAGCAAAAAATTAAGGAAATTAACTAA